One stretch of Streptomyces sp. 135 DNA includes these proteins:
- a CDS encoding SDR family NAD(P)-dependent oxidoreductase, with protein MPTSAEHSPRDVALVTGGTSGIGFAIARALLADGLTVVVVGRDPGRLHFALSSLRAEDDAFDVAGYTCDVRDREAVQAMVKEVVRDHGAPRVLVNNAGRGGGGPTAELSDDLWLDVIDTNLHSVFWVTRAVINASEPIRRPGGRIINIASTGGKQGVPFGAPYSASKAGVIGFTKALAKEYAATGPTVNAVCPGYVETPMAQDIRKSYARLTHVSEEQVLADFEAKIPLGRYSTPEEVAAMVRYLVGPAAGSVTAQALNVCGGLGSH; from the coding sequence ATGCCTACATCAGCCGAACACAGCCCGAGGGACGTCGCCCTGGTCACCGGTGGCACGAGCGGCATCGGGTTCGCCATCGCCCGCGCCCTGCTGGCGGACGGCCTCACCGTGGTCGTCGTCGGACGCGACCCGGGCAGGCTCCACTTCGCGCTCTCCTCGCTGCGCGCCGAGGACGACGCCTTCGATGTCGCCGGGTACACCTGCGACGTACGCGACCGGGAGGCCGTACAGGCCATGGTCAAGGAGGTCGTGCGGGACCACGGCGCCCCGCGGGTGCTGGTCAACAACGCCGGCCGCGGGGGCGGCGGCCCCACCGCGGAGCTCTCCGACGACCTGTGGCTCGACGTCATCGACACCAACCTCCACAGCGTCTTCTGGGTGACCCGCGCGGTGATCAACGCCAGCGAGCCGATCAGGCGTCCCGGTGGGCGCATCATCAACATCGCCTCCACGGGCGGCAAACAGGGCGTCCCCTTCGGCGCCCCCTACTCCGCGTCCAAGGCCGGGGTCATCGGCTTCACGAAGGCCTTGGCGAAGGAGTACGCGGCCACCGGGCCGACGGTGAACGCGGTGTGCCCCGGCTATGTGGAGACGCCCATGGCGCAGGACATCCGCAAGAGCTACGCGCGGCTCACCCACGTCAGCGAGGAGCAGGTGCTCGCGGACTTCGAGGCGAAGATCCCGCTCGGCCGCTACTCGACGCCCGAGGAGGTCGCCGCGATGGTGCGCTACCTCGTCGGCCCGGCGGCCGGCTCGGTGACGGCCCAGGCGCTGAACGTCTGCGGCGGACTCGGCAGCCACTGA